The proteins below are encoded in one region of Streptomyces marianii:
- the purH gene encoding bifunctional phosphoribosylaminoimidazolecarboxamide formyltransferase/IMP cyclohydrolase translates to MSVNKPIRRALISVYDKTGLEELARGLHEAGVELVSTGSTAGRIAAAGVPVTKVEELTGFPECLDGRVKTLHPRVHAGILADLRLDAHREQLAELGVEPFDLVVVNLYPFRETVASGASPDECVEQIDIGGPSMVRAAAKNHPSVAIVTSPARYADVLTAAASGGFDLAARKRLAAEAFQHTAAYDVAVASWFASSYAPADAASDGSSATGVLPDFLGAAYRRSNVLRYGENPHQNAALYVTEEGGGLAQAEQLHGKEMSFNNYTDTEAARRAAYDHAEPCVAIIKHANPCGIAIGADVAEAHRKAHACDPLSAFGGVIAVNRPVPVAMAEQVADIFTEVIVAPDYEDGALEVLARKKNIRVLRCPDAPSAPLEVKPIDGGALLQVADRLQADGDDPAGWTLATGEALSADELAELAFAWRACRAVKSNAILLAKDGASVGVGMGQVNRVDSAKLAVERAGAERAAGSYAASDAFFPFPDGLEILTGAGVKAVVQPGGSVRDEQVVEAARKAGVTMYFTGTRHFFH, encoded by the coding sequence ATGTCGGTGAATAAGCCCATCCGTCGCGCGTTGATCAGTGTCTACGACAAGACGGGGCTGGAGGAGCTCGCCCGGGGGCTCCACGAGGCCGGCGTCGAGCTCGTCTCCACCGGTTCCACCGCGGGGAGGATCGCCGCGGCCGGGGTCCCGGTGACCAAGGTCGAGGAACTGACCGGCTTCCCCGAGTGTCTGGACGGCCGCGTCAAGACGCTGCACCCTCGCGTGCACGCCGGAATCCTCGCCGACCTCCGTCTCGACGCACACCGCGAGCAGCTCGCGGAGCTCGGCGTGGAGCCGTTCGACCTGGTGGTCGTCAACCTGTACCCGTTCCGGGAGACCGTCGCCTCGGGAGCGAGCCCCGACGAGTGCGTCGAACAGATCGACATCGGCGGCCCGTCGATGGTCCGCGCCGCAGCCAAGAACCACCCCTCGGTCGCCATCGTCACCAGCCCGGCGCGCTACGCCGACGTGCTCACCGCGGCCGCCTCCGGCGGCTTCGACCTCGCCGCGCGCAAGCGCCTGGCCGCCGAGGCGTTCCAGCACACGGCCGCCTACGACGTGGCCGTCGCGTCCTGGTTCGCCTCGTCGTACGCCCCGGCCGACGCCGCGTCCGACGGCAGTTCCGCCACGGGCGTTCTCCCCGACTTCCTCGGCGCCGCGTACCGGCGCTCCAACGTCCTGCGCTACGGCGAGAACCCGCACCAGAACGCCGCGCTGTACGTCACCGAGGAGGGCGGCGGGCTCGCCCAGGCCGAACAACTGCACGGCAAGGAGATGTCGTTCAACAACTACACGGACACGGAGGCCGCCCGCCGTGCCGCGTACGACCACGCCGAGCCGTGCGTGGCCATCATCAAGCACGCCAACCCGTGCGGCATCGCGATCGGCGCGGACGTCGCCGAGGCGCACCGCAAGGCTCACGCCTGTGACCCGCTGTCCGCGTTCGGCGGGGTGATCGCGGTCAACCGCCCGGTGCCGGTGGCGATGGCCGAGCAGGTCGCCGACATCTTCACCGAGGTCATCGTGGCCCCGGACTACGAGGACGGCGCCCTCGAGGTGCTGGCCCGCAAGAAGAACATCCGCGTGCTGCGCTGCCCCGACGCCCCGTCAGCGCCGCTGGAGGTCAAGCCGATCGACGGGGGCGCGCTGCTCCAGGTCGCCGACCGGCTCCAGGCCGACGGCGACGACCCGGCCGGCTGGACCCTGGCCACGGGCGAGGCGCTGTCCGCGGACGAGCTCGCCGAACTCGCCTTCGCCTGGCGGGCCTGCCGCGCGGTGAAGTCCAACGCGATCCTCCTCGCCAAGGACGGCGCGAGCGTGGGTGTCGGCATGGGCCAGGTCAACCGGGTCGACTCCGCGAAGCTCGCCGTCGAGCGTGCGGGCGCGGAGCGGGCGGCCGGGTCCTACGCCGCCTCCGACGCGTTCTTCCCGTTCCCCGACGGACTGGAGATCCTGACCGGCGCCGGTGTCAAGGCCGTCGTCCAGCCGGGCGGTTCGGTCCGTGACGAGCAGGTCGTCGAGGCGGCGCGCAAGGCCGGCGTGACGATGTACTTCACGGGCACGCGTCACTTCTTCCACTGA
- the purN gene encoding phosphoribosylglycinamide formyltransferase: MAAARLVVLVSGSGTNFQALLDAIGDDPEGFGARIVAVGADRDGIAGLERARAAGIPTFVCKVKDHATREEWDRALTGATAAYEPDLVVSAGFMKIVGKDFLARFGGRFVNTHPALLPSFPGAHGVRDALAYGVKVTGCTVHFVDDGVDTGPIIAQGVVEVRNEDDEAALHERIKEVERQLLAEVVGRLARNGYRIEGRKVHVGE; this comes from the coding sequence GTGGCTGCCGCCCGCCTCGTCGTCCTGGTCTCCGGATCCGGCACCAACTTCCAGGCGCTGCTCGACGCCATCGGCGACGATCCCGAGGGCTTCGGTGCCCGGATCGTCGCCGTGGGTGCGGACCGGGACGGCATCGCCGGCCTCGAGCGGGCCCGCGCGGCCGGGATTCCCACCTTCGTGTGCAAGGTCAAGGACCATGCGACCCGTGAGGAGTGGGACCGCGCGCTGACCGGGGCCACGGCCGCGTACGAGCCCGATCTCGTCGTCTCGGCCGGCTTTATGAAGATCGTCGGCAAGGACTTCCTCGCCCGGTTCGGCGGCCGGTTCGTGAACACGCACCCCGCTCTGCTGCCCAGCTTTCCCGGTGCCCACGGTGTGCGCGACGCGCTCGCCTACGGGGTGAAGGTCACCGGGTGCACCGTCCACTTCGTCGACGACGGCGTCGACACGGGGCCGATCATCGCCCAGGGCGTGGTCGAGGTCCGCAACGAGGACGACGAAGCCGCTCTGCACGAGCGCATCAAGGAAGTCGAGCGCCAGCTGCTCGCCGAGGTCGTGGGGCGTCTGGCCCGTAACGGCTACCGCATTGAGGGACGAAAGGTTCATGTCGGTGAATAA
- a CDS encoding cell division protein PerM, translating into MTQTTDRGPTRVAVQGGRSAHAMPLMRGAIAAGLGLGALAALVTVMWISSPYPDSGPGGALHAAAGMWLLAHGTELMRSETLSEVPAPVGLVPLLLTALPVFLVYRAARDAVEAAERGRQPSAATAVLGVSSGYLVVAVGAVLYSRGGELAAEPLSALLHVPALVVLTAAAGVWTAYGCPPGPLPRWVPETARIALARSWVIVAFRAAGRTVVVLVGGGALVVGASLVVHAGAAQEAFVRLAHDWQGRFALLLLVLALMPNAAVWAAAYGLGPGFVLGTGAAATPLGLAGTPALPPFPLLAAVPLDRAGMPLGLAATVVPVAAGLTVAWCTVPTAESPEAEARGAGAPVTGGSSPDAGTGAAAGRAPVSRGETALTAVLAAAVCGALMAGLSAAAGGALGRGALASFGPVWWLAGPAAFLWTAAVGVPVALALRAWRFRDADRRLRVPRWEAIKQASGGLMAAFPFPSPGAPGSSAGPASPTSAAPRMSDEPSAPEAAGAGGALPGADASTGGTGPSGAAGGAADEAGPPTKVPPGARTGPLAWPAMSVGGPGINGGVWDELPPVLAMPGPAPAARAPGPSSPGSSPAASTGASSPVARGSTPGPPAPDPGPVPGAPALSPGAGGSVGAVPAPDGGPGAGGPPAPGPEGPVGGSGLGSWPGLSGGGGRRGGDGSVPSDPSAEPGLPEGAAAT; encoded by the coding sequence GTGACCCAGACGACCGATCGCGGCCCCACGCGCGTGGCCGTGCAGGGCGGCCGGTCCGCGCACGCGATGCCCCTGATGCGCGGGGCGATCGCAGCGGGACTCGGGCTCGGCGCACTCGCCGCGCTGGTGACGGTGATGTGGATCAGCTCCCCGTACCCGGACAGCGGACCAGGCGGAGCGCTCCACGCCGCCGCCGGCATGTGGCTCCTCGCCCACGGGACCGAGCTGATGAGATCCGAGACGCTCTCCGAGGTGCCGGCCCCGGTGGGCCTCGTCCCGCTGCTGCTCACGGCACTGCCGGTGTTCCTGGTGTACCGGGCCGCCCGCGATGCCGTCGAGGCGGCGGAGCGCGGGCGGCAGCCGTCCGCGGCCACGGCGGTCCTCGGCGTGAGCAGCGGATATCTGGTGGTGGCGGTCGGCGCGGTGCTCTACTCCCGGGGTGGTGAACTCGCCGCGGAACCGCTCAGCGCGCTGCTGCACGTACCCGCGCTGGTCGTGCTCACGGCTGCGGCCGGCGTGTGGACGGCGTACGGGTGTCCGCCCGGGCCGCTGCCCCGCTGGGTCCCGGAAACCGCGCGGATCGCGCTGGCCCGCTCGTGGGTGATCGTGGCGTTCCGGGCCGCGGGCCGCACGGTCGTGGTGCTGGTCGGCGGCGGAGCGCTGGTCGTCGGCGCCTCGCTGGTGGTGCACGCGGGTGCGGCACAGGAGGCGTTCGTGCGGCTCGCCCACGACTGGCAGGGCAGATTCGCGCTGCTGCTGCTCGTGCTGGCGCTGATGCCGAACGCCGCGGTCTGGGCGGCTGCCTACGGACTGGGCCCGGGTTTCGTGCTCGGTACCGGCGCGGCGGCGACGCCGCTGGGGCTCGCGGGTACGCCCGCGCTGCCGCCCTTTCCGCTGCTCGCCGCGGTACCGCTCGACAGGGCGGGCATGCCGCTGGGCCTGGCCGCGACGGTGGTGCCGGTCGCGGCGGGGCTGACGGTGGCCTGGTGCACGGTGCCGACGGCCGAGTCCCCGGAGGCGGAGGCCCGGGGCGCGGGCGCGCCCGTCACCGGCGGCAGCAGCCCAGACGCCGGCACCGGCGCAGCCGCCGGGCGGGCGCCGGTGAGCCGCGGCGAGACCGCGCTCACCGCGGTGCTGGCGGCGGCCGTGTGCGGGGCTCTCATGGCCGGCCTGTCGGCGGCTGCCGGCGGGGCGCTCGGCAGGGGTGCCCTGGCCTCCTTCGGCCCCGTCTGGTGGCTCGCGGGCCCGGCCGCGTTCCTCTGGACGGCCGCCGTGGGTGTGCCCGTCGCCCTGGCCCTCCGCGCCTGGCGCTTCCGCGACGCCGACCGCCGGCTGAGGGTCCCTCGCTGGGAGGCCATCAAACAGGCGTCGGGCGGTCTGATGGCGGCGTTCCCGTTCCCGTCCCCCGGCGCGCCGGGGTCCTCGGCCGGGCCGGCCTCGCCGACGTCCGCGGCGCCACGGATGTCCGACGAGCCGTCCGCGCCCGAAGCTGCCGGGGCGGGCGGCGCCCTGCCCGGAGCCGATGCCTCGACCGGGGGGACGGGCCCGTCCGGCGCGGCGGGCGGCGCGGCGGACGAGGCCGGACCACCGACGAAGGTGCCTCCGGGTGCCCGGACGGGCCCGCTTGCCTGGCCCGCGATGTCCGTCGGAGGCCCCGGGATCAACGGCGGCGTCTGGGACGAACTGCCGCCCGTGCTCGCGATGCCAGGCCCCGCACCCGCCGCCCGCGCGCCGGGGCCGTCGTCTCCCGGTTCCTCGCCGGCCGCATCCACCGGCGCATCCTCGCCGGTCGCACGCGGTTCCACACCGGGGCCGCCGGCTCCTGACCCCGGGCCGGTGCCGGGCGCGCCCGCCCTGAGCCCCGGTGCGGGCGGGTCCGTCGGAGCCGTACCCGCCCCCGACGGCGGGCCCGGAGCCGGAGGTCCGCCCGCACCCGGTCCCGAGGGTCCCGTCGGCGGTAGCGGACTCGGCAGCTGGCCGGGTCTTTCCGGTGGTGGTGGGAGGCGGGGGGGCGATGGTTCGGTGCCGTCGGATCCGTCTGCCGAGCCGGGGTTGCCGGAGGGTGCCGCCGCCACGTGA
- a CDS encoding helix-turn-helix domain-containing protein, whose translation MTKSTSDSTEAAAPPLPPPKERRRLREGKALSEEQLAEALGVTGATIRSWETGRSDPRGRKREAYARLLAAYEAELSALGSAPGDEGGARPADGADRRDEANRRDEADRRDGQRSGSPSSAPNHRPGEGPPTGRTEPSGNAPAGPDARGTTSGDATAASPATRTSGDPAAEHLAGVPATGPRKAPAVRPGDTPPPLEPPRPYPATTPPRAPVERTEAPAAARHATAAGPAGATEAAAGGHPAEPCERPPARDGAAPLTAEQAFDELYARAAPGLVRQTLLLTGRQSLSREAVERAFHLAWQRWPEVAVDRDPAGWVRAAAYEYAMSPWHRLRRAHRRHDPVSSARPASVAYPGGRTLREAVLGLPPSYRRALLLYDGLGLDLPETAAETEASTPAAANRLLHARAAVAEQIPELAEPEALQHELGDLVANLSTPRIASARDVRGGSERRAELWTRAAIGLTVLILGAAAVTTAVTEDHYEPPQAPGERVGGVPPRSGPEPWSKEDYRLRVQLHSHPGAGPARLVPLAR comes from the coding sequence ATGACGAAGAGCACCTCGGACAGCACCGAAGCGGCCGCACCTCCGTTGCCCCCGCCCAAGGAACGCCGCAGGCTGCGCGAGGGCAAGGCACTGTCCGAGGAGCAGCTCGCGGAGGCCCTGGGCGTCACCGGAGCGACGATCAGGTCCTGGGAGACGGGCCGCAGCGACCCTCGCGGCCGCAAGCGCGAGGCGTACGCCAGACTGCTCGCCGCCTACGAGGCCGAGCTCTCGGCACTCGGGTCCGCGCCCGGGGACGAGGGAGGGGCCCGGCCGGCCGACGGGGCGGATCGGAGAGACGAGGCGAACCGGAGAGACGAGGCGGACCGGAGGGACGGGCAGCGGTCCGGAAGCCCTTCGTCCGCACCGAATCACCGGCCCGGTGAAGGCCCGCCCACCGGACGGACGGAACCGTCCGGGAACGCCCCTGCCGGGCCGGACGCCCGCGGCACCACCTCCGGGGACGCCACCGCCGCAAGCCCCGCCACCCGCACCTCCGGCGATCCCGCCGCCGAGCACCTGGCCGGGGTCCCCGCCACCGGGCCCCGGAAGGCGCCCGCCGTCCGGCCCGGGGACACACCCCCTCCCCTCGAACCCCCGCGCCCCTATCCCGCGACGACCCCGCCCCGGGCCCCGGTCGAGCGCACCGAAGCCCCGGCGGCGGCCCGGCACGCGACCGCCGCCGGACCGGCGGGCGCGACGGAGGCCGCGGCCGGCGGCCATCCCGCAGAACCCTGCGAGCGGCCGCCCGCCCGGGACGGGGCCGCGCCGCTCACCGCTGAGCAGGCGTTCGACGAGCTGTACGCCCGCGCCGCCCCCGGTCTCGTCCGCCAGACGCTGCTGCTCACCGGTCGGCAGTCGCTCTCGCGGGAAGCCGTCGAACGTGCCTTCCACCTGGCGTGGCAGCGCTGGCCCGAGGTCGCCGTGGACCGGGACCCCGCGGGCTGGGTGCGGGCGGCGGCGTACGAGTACGCCATGTCGCCCTGGCACCGCCTACGCCGCGCCCACCGCCGCCACGACCCGGTCTCGTCGGCCCGCCCCGCCTCGGTCGCATACCCCGGCGGGCGCACGCTCCGCGAGGCGGTGCTCGGGCTGCCGCCGTCGTACCGCCGCGCGCTGCTCCTGTACGACGGTCTGGGCCTCGACCTCCCCGAGACGGCCGCCGAGACCGAGGCGAGCACGCCCGCCGCCGCGAACCGGCTGCTGCACGCCCGCGCGGCGGTCGCCGAGCAGATCCCCGAGCTGGCCGAACCCGAGGCGCTCCAGCACGAGCTGGGCGATCTCGTGGCGAACCTCTCCACGCCCCGGATCGCCTCGGCCCGCGACGTGCGCGGCGGCAGCGAGCGCCGTGCCGAACTCTGGACGCGCGCCGCGATCGGACTGACCGTCCTGATCCTCGGTGCCGCCGCCGTGACCACGGCCGTCACCGAGGACCACTACGAGCCGCCGCAGGCGCCCGGCGAGCGGGTCGGCGGGGTGCCTCCGCGGAGCGGTCCGGAGCCGTGGTCGAAGGAGGACTACCGCCTCCGCGTCCAGCTCCACTCCCACCCCGGCGCCGGGCCGGCGCGCCTCGTCCCCCTGGCCCGCTGA
- the sucD gene encoding succinate--CoA ligase subunit alpha: MAIFLTKESKVIVQGMTGSEGQKHTRRMLASGTNVVGGVNPRKAGTTVDFDGSEIPVFGSVEEAVEKTGADVTVIFVPEKFTKDAVIEAIDAEIGLAVVITEGVAVHDTAQFWAYAGAKGNKTRIIGPNCPGLITPGQSNAGIIPADITKPGRIGLVSKSGTLTYQMMYELRDIGFSSCVGIGGDPVIGTTHIDALAAFEADPDTDLIVMIGEIGGDAEERAADFIKANVTKPVVGYVAGFTAPEGKTMGHAGAIVSGSSGTAQAKKEALEAAGVKVGKTPTETAELAREILLG; encoded by the coding sequence ATGGCTATCTTCCTCACCAAGGAATCCAAGGTCATCGTCCAGGGCATGACCGGCTCCGAGGGCCAGAAGCACACCAGGCGCATGCTGGCCTCCGGCACGAACGTCGTCGGTGGCGTGAACCCGCGCAAGGCGGGCACGACCGTCGACTTCGACGGCTCCGAGATCCCGGTCTTCGGATCGGTCGAGGAGGCCGTCGAGAAGACCGGCGCCGACGTCACCGTCATCTTCGTGCCGGAGAAGTTCACCAAGGACGCGGTCATCGAGGCGATCGACGCCGAGATCGGTCTCGCCGTCGTGATCACCGAGGGCGTCGCGGTCCACGACACCGCGCAGTTCTGGGCGTACGCCGGTGCCAAGGGCAACAAGACCCGGATCATCGGCCCGAACTGCCCCGGTCTGATCACTCCCGGCCAGTCGAACGCCGGCATCATCCCGGCCGACATCACCAAGCCCGGCCGCATCGGTCTCGTGTCCAAGTCCGGCACGCTGACCTACCAGATGATGTACGAGCTGCGCGACATCGGTTTCAGCTCCTGCGTCGGCATCGGCGGCGACCCGGTCATCGGCACCACCCACATCGACGCCCTGGCCGCCTTCGAGGCGGACCCGGACACCGACCTGATCGTGATGATCGGCGAGATCGGCGGGGACGCCGAGGAGCGTGCGGCCGACTTCATCAAGGCCAACGTCACCAAGCCGGTGGTCGGTTACGTCGCCGGCTTCACCGCGCCCGAGGGCAAGACCATGGGCCACGCCGGCGCGATCGTCTCCGGCTCCTCCGGCACCGCACAGGCCAAGAAGGAGGCCCTGGAGGCCGCCGGCGTGAAGGTCGGCAAGACGCCGACCGAGACCGCCGAGCTGGCGCGGGAGATCCTGCTCGGCTGA
- the sucC gene encoding ADP-forming succinate--CoA ligase subunit beta has protein sequence MDLFEYQARDLFAKHGVPVLAGEVIDTPEAAREATERLGGRSVVKAQVKVGGRGKAGGVKLAATPDEAVARATDILGMDIKGHTVHKVMIAETAPEIAEEYYVSYLLDRTNRTFLAMASVAGGMDIEEVAATTPEKLAKVPVDANEGVTAEKAREIVEAAKFPAEVAEQIAEILVTLWKTFVAEDALLVEVNPLAKVADGRVLALDGKVSLDANAEFRQPSHAELEDKASANPLEAAAKAKGLNYVKLDGEVGIIGNGAGLVMSTLDVVAYAGEKHNGVKPANFLDIGGGASAEVMANGLEIILGDPDVKSVFVNVFGGITACDAVANGIVQALELLEAKGEAVTKPLVVRLDGNNAELGRQILADRNHPLVERVDTMDGAADKAAELAAK, from the coding sequence GTGGACCTGTTCGAGTACCAGGCGAGGGACCTCTTCGCCAAGCACGGTGTACCGGTGCTGGCCGGTGAAGTCATCGACACGCCTGAGGCGGCGCGCGAGGCGACCGAGCGACTGGGCGGCCGTTCGGTCGTCAAGGCGCAGGTGAAGGTCGGCGGTCGAGGCAAGGCCGGCGGCGTCAAGCTGGCCGCCACGCCGGACGAGGCCGTCGCCCGTGCGACGGACATCCTCGGCATGGACATCAAGGGCCACACGGTCCACAAGGTGATGATCGCCGAGACGGCTCCCGAGATCGCCGAGGAGTACTACGTCTCCTACCTCCTCGACCGCACCAACCGCACCTTCCTCGCCATGGCCTCGGTCGCGGGCGGCATGGACATCGAGGAGGTCGCCGCGACGACCCCCGAGAAGCTCGCCAAGGTCCCGGTCGACGCCAACGAGGGCGTCACCGCCGAGAAGGCCCGCGAGATCGTCGAGGCCGCGAAGTTCCCGGCCGAGGTCGCCGAGCAGATCGCCGAGATCCTGGTGACCCTGTGGAAGACCTTCGTCGCCGAGGACGCGCTCCTCGTCGAGGTCAACCCGCTCGCCAAGGTCGCCGACGGCCGGGTCCTGGCCCTGGACGGCAAGGTGTCGCTGGACGCCAACGCCGAGTTCCGCCAGCCCTCGCACGCCGAGCTCGAGGACAAGGCATCGGCCAACCCGCTCGAGGCCGCTGCCAAGGCCAAGGGCCTCAACTACGTCAAGCTCGACGGCGAGGTCGGCATCATCGGCAACGGCGCGGGTCTGGTCATGTCGACCCTGGACGTCGTCGCGTACGCCGGTGAGAAGCACAACGGCGTCAAGCCCGCCAACTTCCTCGACATCGGCGGCGGTGCCTCCGCCGAGGTCATGGCGAACGGCCTGGAGATCATCCTCGGCGACCCGGACGTCAAGTCCGTCTTCGTCAACGTCTTCGGCGGCATCACCGCGTGCGACGCGGTCGCCAACGGCATCGTGCAGGCCCTGGAGCTCCTCGAGGCCAAGGGCGAGGCCGTGACGAAGCCGCTGGTCGTGCGCCTCGACGGCAACAACGCGGAGCTGGGTCGCCAGATCCTCGCGGACCGCAACCACCCGCTCGTCGAGCGCGTGGACACCATGGACGGCGCGGCCGACAAGGCCGCCGAGCTGGCTGCGAAGTAA